In Idiomarina sp. PL1-037, a single genomic region encodes these proteins:
- the trmA gene encoding tRNA (uridine(54)-C5)-methyltransferase TrmA, producing MTYKRIDTSEYPQQLAQKADRVREMFRPFHINDVEVFESPASHYRMRAEFRVWHEGDDLYYIMFNPETREKIRMDEFIPGSLLINELMKELISLLKPNEVLRRKLFQVDFLTTTTGEAIISLLYHRPLDDQWEQEAIQLREALSAIAKVEVIGRARKQKRVLYKESVMEEVKVDGKSYLSLQTENSFTQPNATINQQMISWAKRHAGKKSHDLLELYCGNGNFTLPLAENFNRVLATEISKSSVAAARENAELNNIENVTVVRMSAEEFSAALSGELESKRAADADIHSFDCKTVLVDPPRAGLDEDTLKLVSQYQRIIYISCNPDTLTENIHDLSSSHKVTAAAMFDQFPYTDHIETGVVMERKS from the coding sequence ATGACTTACAAACGAATCGATACATCTGAATACCCACAACAACTCGCACAGAAGGCAGATCGGGTTAGAGAGATGTTTCGTCCATTTCACATTAATGATGTGGAAGTGTTTGAATCGCCTGCCAGTCACTACCGGATGCGTGCTGAGTTTCGGGTTTGGCACGAAGGTGACGACTTGTACTACATTATGTTTAACCCTGAAACGCGTGAAAAAATCCGCATGGATGAATTCATACCAGGGAGCCTGCTTATTAATGAACTAATGAAAGAGCTTATTAGTTTATTAAAGCCGAATGAGGTTTTACGTAGAAAACTGTTTCAAGTGGATTTCCTGACGACCACCACCGGCGAAGCCATTATCTCTTTACTCTACCATCGTCCTTTAGATGACCAATGGGAACAGGAAGCTATTCAACTTCGCGAGGCGCTGAGCGCTATAGCTAAGGTTGAAGTTATAGGAAGAGCTCGTAAGCAAAAACGCGTGTTATATAAAGAAAGCGTCATGGAAGAAGTTAAGGTTGATGGGAAAAGCTATCTGTCTCTACAAACCGAGAACAGTTTTACTCAGCCAAATGCCACTATTAATCAGCAAATGATCAGTTGGGCTAAACGCCACGCTGGCAAAAAGTCACATGACTTACTTGAGCTCTATTGCGGTAACGGCAATTTTACCTTACCGCTGGCTGAAAACTTTAACCGCGTTTTAGCTACAGAAATTAGCAAAAGTTCTGTTGCGGCGGCTCGCGAAAACGCAGAATTGAACAACATTGAAAATGTCACCGTTGTTCGTATGTCTGCCGAAGAGTTTAGCGCAGCATTAAGTGGTGAACTGGAATCTAAACGAGCGGCTGATGCCGACATTCACAGTTTTGATTGTAAAACCGTATTAGTTGATCCACCCAGAGCAGGCTTAGATGAAGACACACTGAAGCTGGTGTCTCAGTACCAAAGGATAATTTATATTTCCTGTAACCCAGACACTTTGACAGAGAACATTCATGATTTATCCAGTAGTCATAAAGTGACTGCAGCTGCAATGTTTGATCAGTTTCCCTATACAGACCACATTGAAACAGGCGTTGTTATGGAAAGGAAGAGTTAA
- a CDS encoding MerC domain-containing protein has translation MSAASKNLDKAGIWVTTLCAIHCLLLPVILPLLAMAGLAFIGEDFLENAILGLSVVIGLLSLVSGARKHGKWHLLSLLLLGAFIYSQRDILGHWGEPVIILFGAGLIIYAHVSNLRLNRKLNFAPVAEEPVQG, from the coding sequence ATGTCAGCAGCATCTAAAAATTTAGATAAAGCAGGAATTTGGGTCACCACTCTGTGTGCGATTCATTGCTTATTGCTGCCTGTGATTCTGCCGTTGTTAGCTATGGCCGGCCTCGCTTTTATCGGCGAAGATTTTCTGGAAAATGCTATTTTAGGCCTGAGTGTCGTTATCGGACTTCTATCTCTTGTTAGCGGTGCCCGGAAGCACGGTAAATGGCATCTGTTGTCATTATTGCTGTTAGGTGCATTTATTTACTCCCAACGCGATATTCTAGGTCACTGGGGTGAACCTGTTATTATTTTATTTGGTGCTGGTCTTATTATTTATGCCCATGTCTCGAATCTTCGTCTAAACCGTAAGCTTAATTTTGCTCCAGTTGCTGAAGAGCCCGTTCAAGGTTAA
- the epmA gene encoding EF-P lysine aminoacylase EpmA — MTTDWRPAADWSVLVKRADCMRQVRQFFYERKVTEVDTHLLSQFGVTDCHLNNLTTEFKYPLTSGNRTLYLQTSPEYAMKRILAAYGKDIYQLSHVVRDDEIGRFHNPEFTLLEWYRVGYNDIQLIAEVSELLTEMCDAPETKVITYQQCFVDYLGEDPLTASGVESIRQQLIEQPALMDWMSKEADENTILQVAFSELIEGQFPAEIPVCITEFPKSQAALAKIDPHNPRVSRRFEFYYQGVELANGYNELADPAEQRLRFDQDNQRRKQLNLPTQPEDTRLLAALESGFPACSGVALGFDRLLMIACGAKSITEVLPFSIQTA; from the coding sequence AAAGGTCACCGAAGTCGATACGCATTTGTTGTCTCAGTTTGGAGTAACAGATTGCCACCTGAATAATCTCACCACGGAATTCAAGTACCCGCTGACTTCAGGAAATAGAACACTCTATTTGCAGACTTCTCCCGAATACGCAATGAAGCGAATTCTTGCAGCTTATGGAAAAGATATTTATCAATTGAGCCATGTGGTTCGCGACGACGAAATAGGACGTTTTCATAACCCTGAATTTACTTTACTTGAGTGGTATCGGGTGGGATACAACGACATTCAATTAATTGCAGAAGTTTCAGAACTGTTGACTGAAATGTGTGACGCTCCAGAAACGAAAGTCATCACTTACCAGCAGTGTTTTGTTGATTATCTGGGCGAAGACCCTTTGACGGCCTCCGGTGTTGAAAGCATCAGGCAGCAGCTTATTGAACAACCCGCTTTAATGGACTGGATGTCCAAAGAAGCCGACGAAAATACCATTCTTCAAGTCGCTTTTTCGGAATTAATAGAAGGGCAGTTTCCTGCGGAGATACCGGTTTGCATCACCGAGTTTCCAAAATCGCAAGCTGCTCTGGCCAAAATTGACCCGCATAATCCGCGTGTCTCCAGACGGTTCGAATTTTATTATCAGGGAGTGGAATTGGCCAATGGTTATAATGAACTGGCGGATCCAGCAGAGCAACGCCTGCGTTTTGACCAGGATAACCAACGACGCAAACAGCTTAATTTGCCCACACAACCCGAAGATACTCGCTTATTGGCGGCGTTAGAGTCAGGATTTCCCGCGTGTTCCGGCGTAGCACTAGGCTTCGATCGGCTGCTAATGATTGCCTGTGGGGCGAAATCAATAACCGAAGTGCTGCCTTTTTCTATCCAAACTGCTTAA